One Streptomyces umbrinus genomic window, TGCCTCTCGGCGGCGGCCTGTGAGCGGCATGCCCGATCTTGCTCCACGGGAACTCTGCCGCTCCATCAACGCCTTCCCTCTAGGTGTGCACTGTTCCGGAGTCCGGTCCGGGGGGAGCGGCAACCCGGACGACCGTGCCTTCCTCGACGGGTTGCGACGCGCGATCGAAGACACGGAAGGTGCCATTCTTCTCGATACGGCGGACTCGTACGGGAAGGGCAAGTCCGAGCGGCTGATCGGCAGAGTGCTGCGCGAGTACACAGGGCTGCCACTCCAGATCAGCAGCAAGGTCGGTACTCTGCGCAGTTCCGCTGAACACCCGTACGCGGATCGGCGCATCAACCACCAGCTTCAGCAGACCCTGGACAATCTCTACGTGGATCAGTTGGCGCTGTACACCCTGCAGTCCCTCGACTTCGGTCCTCACGATTGTTTCCTCGGACACGCGGCCGACCAGATGCACACCCTGCGCGACCTTGAACTGATCCGGGCGGTTGGCATGCCCGGACCCGATGTTGCCTACACGGCCTCCCCGGAACAACAAAGCGCTGCGGTGACAGGCTTCCTCAAGGCGTTCCACGCGATTGGTCCCGACGTGATCTGGACCCGATTCAACGCTCTTACGCCGAATGTTCTGATCGAGGGCGACGACCTGTTCACATTCGCCAGGAAGCACGGTGTTGGAGTCGTACTCACGTCGCCTTTGGCTCAGGGAGTGCTGATCGGAAAGTCACCGCCTTCAGCCACCGTCCGCCCTCACTACGCGATGGCTGGCACGGCTCTTGGCGCGCCGCACAGCATGGGGTCGATCGCACGCGGGCTCCAGTCACTGCGTGACCGTTTTGGCCCATACCCGGGCGCTCTCACGCGGGCCGCATTGCGCTTCTGCCTCCAGCGTGCCAGCCACAGCGTCGTCTTGGTCGGATTCAGGACGGAGGCACAGGTAACTGAATCCTTTGGCTGCTTGGGGGAGCCTTTGACGAATGACGAACTGGCATTCATGGAGGGTACCTTCGCGGAGATGCGTGCCAGTCTGATGGCGCCCGTCCAGGCCTCCACGGTCGCTGAGAGCCGACGATGAAAGAGCGCGGATATGCGAAGCCACGGGGAAGCCAGCCGGAGGTGAAGTCAGAGGTGCCCACTTCGCTTGAGCGTTACGCGAAGGCGGTCCCCGGGCGGCGCCCGATCCACCGAGATGGGCCTGACAGGCGCGGAGCCCATGGATTCATGCCAAGCGATCCGCATTCTGGAGGGGGACGGATCGCAGCACGGCCCACCGATAGGCAGCCGTCTCGCGGCGCAGCTCCACCAGCTCCACGCGGGTTACGTCGAATGAGACTGGCGCCAGACCGCGAAGTTCCGCGACCGCATCGATAACAGGCTGTGTAGACCGCGCGTGGTTGTTGTAGGCGACTCCCAAGTGCGGCCGCAGTCGCGTTGTGGGCTTTCCGCCCGGTACGTTCGCATTGCGGCCGGCTTCGGACAGGGCGGCGTGAAGCTCGACCAATGGCGTCCATGGCGTGACACTGAAACGGAGCGCGCTGCGGGAACCGGCGAGCGGGTGCGCAGTGAGCCGAAAGGCCTGCAGTGGGAGCTGCTCGACGTATCCGGCCAAGCGATCTATTGCGGCGGTGCTCACCTGGTCCAGGGAGCCGATCCGGACGAGCGTGATGTGCAGCCCGTCGTCGGGGACCGAGTCCATGCCGAGACGGTCCAGATGTTGTTGGCAGTGCCGGGCCTGGCTGATGAGCTGGTTGGACCGCGGAACGACCATCCAATAGAAAGCGCGCTGCCCGTTGGACCAGCCGGGCCTGTCCCAATGATTGGACAGCCGCTCAAGGTCTGCGAAAGACGACCAGTCGTGCTCGACGATCACATGCGGATCGTCGAGGTCATCAGGCGGCGCGGCTGGGAAAGCCCGCTGATCGAGGAGCAGCTCGGGCGCCACACGTCTCCTTACGGGTTCAGAGCGCGCTTCCCGCACTCGATCCGGCGACGATCAGTTCGGCCTGCGGTCGTGATCGCCACTCCCGTAGGTCCTCGGCATAGTCCCTCACATCGGGCAGGTCGTGCCACCGGCCGGCGTGGTCGTAGAGCTCATTGGCCCGCTTCCACACGGAATGGATCGGAGCTGTGGTGCCGGCCCGGAGAGCTCTGTGGCCCAGTGTCATCGCCTGCTCAACGTCCGCTCCATCTTGCTGGAGCAGCGCGGTGGCGACGTCGAGGCCCACCAGCGCACGGCTCCATTGAGAGGTGGAATGGCTGATCAAACCATCAATCTCATCCACAAGCCTCAGGACGCGGCCCGTGTCTCCGAGGTGGAGACGGGCCGTGACAGCGTTCGCCAACGTGCGGGCCATGGAGTATGGGCCGAAACTGATACAACTGCTCAGCCCCTCGGGAAGGCCTGAGTGGCGATCGGACAGAGCCAGGGCCTGGCCCATGACGCGCTCGCTACCCGTGCGGTCACCGCAGCGTGCAAGAGACCGGGCTCGCCCGTTGACGAGCAGGCGGATGGCCTGGTCGCTGTGCGGGGCAAGCTCGATTCCTGCGGCGGCAGCGGCATCGGACTCCTTGTACTTGCCCGCGTAGTACAAGCCCAGCGACCGTGTTCCGGCTATCCACATCTCAAGCGAGGTATCACCTGCTTCTCGGGCGAGATCCTCTGCCTCGGTGCAATACGCGTCAGCGACGGCGACCGGAGCTCCGGCGTTTACGGCCATGTAGGCCATCAGACCGGAAGCTTGGGCGATCAATCGGAAGGTCTCAGTGCGCGCGCGTGGCGGCTGTTGTCCGCCCAGGGCGAGGCCGCGCAGCTTGTCTCTCCAGCCGCGGACGCGACCGGCAAGTCGCACGGGCCCGATGTCTTCGTAGACATCGACAATGTCCTGCAAGCCCCTGCCGATCATCGCGAGGTCGGCGGGTTCCGCGTTCGACGTGGTCAGTGCTCGTGTTTGGGCGGCAACTGCCACAGGATCGTCAAATCCGAGCAGCGCTATAGTCCGCGCTACATTCGAGGTGAAGGGACCTGGCGCGGAGCCCACATACTCTTGCGCCGCCTGAGTAGCGGGAGTGACGTATTCCGGGTAGGTCGGAGGTTCGGAGGGCTTTACGACTCCGCGGAGGCTGTCGTTTGCAGGAGCCGTGGCAGTAGGTTCGCTGGCCGGGATGGTCCGGAAGAGTTCCTCGGCTGTCATATTGAACATGTGCTGCAAGACGAAACGGATATCACGTTGCGGCATTTCGACGTCACCGCGCATCCACCGGTCGAATCTGCGTTTGGGGACGAAGATAGTCCGGAGTTTACTGGCGCGCTGTTGGTCGGCCGTTTGGTCGGCTAGCTCTTTGCCTACGTTCTGAAGAACCATGTTGAATTTCTCAACCATGGTCCAGTTGTTCTCAATGACCCTCTTGCGGAACTCGGTTGGTCTTACGGGGTCAGTCGGCATGCCCGTGGCACCTCCGGCTCGAATCTCAGGAGGGGCACCTTGAGGCCTGGGCCCGTGGGTCTTATGAGGGCCGGTCCGGTAAATTCCTCCACAACGAGTTCGGCGATGAACTGAACCTGAGCGCTGAAGAGATGGCTTGTGCGAGCTTCCGCGGATGATTCCTTGAGGCCGGTCGTGATGTGGATGTGCGGGGCCAGGCGATCGGTCTCTGGGTCCCACGCCAGGGTGCCGCTGCCTATCACTTCGAGGTTGTGGACCGTGACTGCTGCCCAGAGGGGGGCTTCGGGATCCTCCAGGGGGCCGCTAGTGCCCACGATCTCAGCGGAACGGAACCCCCCGATCAGTGTCGGGATATGGCCGGATCGGATCTCGTTGTCCTGGCAGAACTTCTCCAGCGAGGGGAAGAAGTCATCACCGTGGTCCAGGACAAGCACGAACTTCCGGCCGGTGGTGATCCGGGTGGCGCGCATGAACTCTCCGTCCGAATGAGTGTCAGCTGTAGCGAGCGAACGCAGTGCGGAGGGTTCCACGGTCCGATCCGGCGGCCAGATGTGCCATCAAGAGCATTCTGGCCTTGAGCGGGTCGAGGGAACCGCCACTGATGAGGCCCCGTTCAAGGAGGTCACGCTCCGATCCTGCGAAGCCGTAGGTATGGGACAGCACGGATCCGGAACCGGTGCGGGATGCCAGTACAACGGGAATCCGGGTGGCCAGCGCCTGGAGGCGCTGGACCCAGCAGCTGGGGACGTGTCCTGCACCGAAGGCTGCAATCACGACGCCGTCGACATGCGCTTCCAGTCCATCGAGTAGTGCTCCAGTGCTGCCCAACGCCGCGGTGACCACCTCGACGCTGACCGGCCGCGCCAGCGGCAGAGGTACACCTGGAGTTCGGTCGAACCAGTAGTGGATCTTTGCGACGCCTTCTGTGACGTGCCCGATAGGGCCGGTGCTGGGGGAGGCGAACGCGGCCGTGCTGGTGCTATGGATCTTGCGGACGTGACGGGCGGAGTGGATGTGGTCAGCGAAGCAGACCAACACGCCGAGATCGCGGGCTTCGGAGCTTCCGGCAGTGCGCACGGCGGACAGCAGATTGGCCGGCCCGTCGGCCCCGGGCATCGAGGCATGGCGCATCGCGCCTGTGAGGACCACCGGTGCAGCCCCTTGATACAGCAGGTCCAAAAGCCAGGCGGTCTCTTCGATCGTGTCGGTGCCCTGGACGACGACAATGCCGGTCGCACCCTCGGCTGTCGCTTTATGGAGTCGCTCTGCCAGCCGGGCAATGTCCTCGACCGCGAGCGAGGCACCAGGTACCTGTAGATAGTCGTCGACCGTGATGATCGCCTCGTCCTGGAGCTCCGGGACTGCGCCCACGAGATCCGAACCCGTGAGGGTGGGGGTTGCCCCGCCCGATGCCTGGTTGGACGGATTTGTCATGGTGATGGTGCCGCCGAGTGAGACCACCCTGATGTGCCGCTCGGTATCGGAGAGTGCATTGGGCAAGATCGTGGCCTTTCGTGGTGCAGGCAGATTGGGGCGCGGACATGGAGGAGGGCCTACAAGCTCGGGTCGCGGGCGCCGACGAAGCGCAGCGCCTCATCGACCCCTGCGAGGGTGAGATGTCTGCAGTGGGGCTGGATGAGACCGGAAACGCCGCTCTCGCCTAGTTCTCGACAGTGGTGCACCAGCCACGCCCAGTCGAGACGGAGGTAGTCAGCGAGGGCACGTAGTCGAGACTCGGCATCGGGGCCCGCCATTACGCTCTGGTCGTTGGCGTCCTTCAAGTGGTCGCAGCAGCTGCGTAAGTACGAGCGCTGACGAATCGTGTCCACATCCCAGATGGATTGCGTTCGAGCCCAGTTGGCCACGATCGCGCGGTCACCGGGCACCAGAGCGAACCCATCCACTTCAGAGAGCTCGGAGTGCGCTGTCATGGCGACACGGACTCCGTGGCGTTCCATCAGGGCCACAGCAAGGAACAACAGAATGCGCTCGTAGCATCCGCTACGCGCCACTTCAGTCTCTGGGACCACGAACACTCGCGGCGCGGACATGTCCTTGACGTACTGCACCTTATGTCTGAAGAACAGCCACGAGGAGGCCTGCTCACCAGTCTGCTCTCGCGTCCAAAAGGCAGTAGGCGCGGCGCCTTCTGTCAGGTGGCCCCGGATGTACCGTGCGCAGAAGTTTGATCCCATCCAATTCACGCTGGCGGAGGTGAGTGCGGGCCGTGCCATCGGGCTTGCTGCGGACCGTGTCAGCGTGAGGTATGTGTTCAGTGCAGCCTGTTGCTCAGCCAGGGCGTGGTCGTCGGCCAGCAGGCCGGCATCCCACTGGCGGAGGGACCAGATGATGGCGTATGTGAGCTCGGTGAGCTCGTAGGCGCGTGGCACCTTCACGGCCATCTCGTCATCAGGCAGAGTCGCCGTGAGGCTTCGGACGGTCGCTGAGTCGATGACATAGAGGCGCGTACCACTGGCATCGTGATCATCCGCGCCAATGATCAATCCGGGTCGCGCCGGCCGGAGAAACCGGCGAAGGGCATCACCGTTGGTGGGGCGGATGCTGATCCAATCACCCTGACCAGTAGCGGGGTGGACCTGGACGGCTGTTGTGGTGCCATCGAAGACGTTGCGGCCGGTCAACTCCCAGAGATCGGCGGTGTCAGCCATGGACGAGAAGACTCGCGAGGTTGGCCAGCGTTCGGCAACGAGAGCCAAGGCGTGGCCGCCGGACCCGCCCTTTGCGCTCTGCAGCGCGTAGCCGTCAGGAGCAGGGCTGAACAACTCGTCGCACCGGTAGCCCAACAACCGCTCCAGCACGAGTCTCGCGTCACGCTGTGGGGTGCCACACCAAGTGCCGGAGACCCACCTGTTGAACGTGCTGCGTGGGACCGTAGAGGTCTCGACTGCACGGGAGTTGAGTTCTCGGCCCAGGTCCCGCGCCGTCGCCTCGTAGTGGTGGCTGAACACATACGGGTCGTCCCAGTGGAGTTCCTGGAGGCGGAGCCGGAACAACGTGGGGCGAGGCATCTCGGACCTTCCTGGGGCGAAGGCAGGGAAGAAGCAGGCGGTCAGGTGATCTGAATCACTACGCAACTATGCTTGCCGCGTCCGTCAGTTGGCAAGCCACATCATGCAAATTGCATGACTGGAGTTGCAGCCTGTTGAGTTCACTGATGCCGTGGCACACTGCATCAAGCGACCGGAAGCAGGGGGAAGGGATCAGACGTGAGCGAGCCCAAGGCCGCCCCGACCGTCCTCCAGATCGTCCTGGGGCGACGGTTGGCGATGCTGCGGGATGCGGCGAGCCTCAGTGCGCTCGATGCTGCCACGCAGCTACGCATTGCAGTGTCGACGGTCACCAGGATGGAGAGGGCCGAGACCCCGCTGAAGTATGCGTACGTGAAGACGCTCCTCGAGATCTACGGGGTCGGCCAGGCCGAGATCAGCGAGTTTCTCGCCCTGATCGACAAGGCAAGCATTCCCGGCTGGTGGCAGAGTTTTCGCGACGCGCTGCCTGGCTGGTTCGGCGTCCATGTATCGCTGGAAACCTCGGCCACTCACATCCGGACCTACGAGTCCCAAGTGATCCCCGGCCTCCTGCAGACCGAAGACTATGCTCGTGCTGTGCTGTCGGTTGGCCTGCCGCGGCCATCCCCTGACGTCGTCGAGCGCCGGGTAAGTCTCCGTACCAAGCGGCAAGACCTCCTCAACCGGGTAGAGCCCAGACCTCCTCAGCTGTGGGTCGTGATGGATGAGACATGCCTGCGCAAAAGGGTGGGCGATCGCCGGGTGATGTCTGATCAGATTGACCACCTTTTGCAGGTTGCGGAACTTCAGAACGTGACCATGCAGGTCTGCCCGTTCGAAGCCGGGCTCCACCCCGGTTCCTTCGGCCCGTTCACAATATTCCGCTTTGACATCCCGGAAATGTCCGACGTTGTATGTACTGACAGCCTGAGTCGTGCGCACTACAGCGAGGACGGTGAAGAAGTGGCACTCTACCGTCAGGCTTTCGATCAGATGAGCACGTACGCATTGCCAATAGGACGCACCAAGCAGTTTCTTGCTGACGTCCGCAAGGAGCTATCCGCATGAATCATGTAATCAATGCAGCTGCCGACCTGGGAACGGAACAGTGGCAGAAGCCCTGGAGCGGCAGCAACGGGGGAAACTGCGTCGAGGTGAAGCAACTCGCCGACGGTCGAGTGGCTCTGCGTCAATCCACCGAACCAGATGGCCCTGCATTGATCTACACCGCTGCCGAGATCAGTGCCTTCGTCGAAGGAGCCAAGGCCGGCGCCGCCGATTTTCTTCTTGCCTGATCTCACGCAGCAGCAAGTGGTCCACATGCCCGCAGGGAGGGGAAATCGATGACAGATGCAGGACAAGAGTTAGAGCCCATCGACACCAGCACGCCGCACCCGGCCCGCATGTACAACTGGTACCTGGGCGGTAAGGACTGGTACCCCGCCGATCGGGAGGCTGGCGAGCAGGTCAAGAGGTTCTTTCCCGCCGTAGCGGAACTGGCACAAGCCAACCGGAGGTTCATGCATCGGGCTTCTCGCATGCTGGCTGAGCAGGGGGTCCGACAGTTCCTCGACATCGGCACCGGCATTCCGGAGGAACCGAACCTGCACCAAGTGGTCCAGAGAGTCTCGCCGAACTCCAAAGTTGTGTACACGGACTACGACCCGATCGTTCTGCGCCATGCCGAGGCCCTCTTGCGGAGCACACCCGAGGGGCGCACCGACTACATTCAGGCCGATGTCAGGGAACCTCAGAAAATTCTCGAAGCAGCGCGAGACATCCTCAACTTCGAGGAACCTATAGCACTTTCCATGGTTGCTCTCCTTCACTTCGTCTCCGACGAGTTCAAGCCCTACGAATTGGTGCGCGAGCTACTGGAGCCTCTG contains:
- a CDS encoding aldo/keto reductase is translated as MPDLAPRELCRSINAFPLGVHCSGVRSGGSGNPDDRAFLDGLRRAIEDTEGAILLDTADSYGKGKSERLIGRVLREYTGLPLQISSKVGTLRSSAEHPYADRRINHQLQQTLDNLYVDQLALYTLQSLDFGPHDCFLGHAADQMHTLRDLELIRAVGMPGPDVAYTASPEQQSAAVTGFLKAFHAIGPDVIWTRFNALTPNVLIEGDDLFTFARKHGVGVVLTSPLAQGVLIGKSPPSATVRPHYAMAGTALGAPHSMGSIARGLQSLRDRFGPYPGALTRAALRFCLQRASHSVVLVGFRTEAQVTESFGCLGEPLTNDELAFMEGTFAEMRASLMAPVQASTVAESRR
- a CDS encoding 2'-5' RNA ligase family protein; translation: MAPELLLDQRAFPAAPPDDLDDPHVIVEHDWSSFADLERLSNHWDRPGWSNGQRAFYWMVVPRSNQLISQARHCQQHLDRLGMDSVPDDGLHITLVRIGSLDQVSTAAIDRLAGYVEQLPLQAFRLTAHPLAGSRSALRFSVTPWTPLVELHAALSEAGRNANVPGGKPTTRLRPHLGVAYNNHARSTQPVIDAVAELRGLAPVSFDVTRVELVELRRETAAYRWAVLRSVPLQNADRLA
- a CDS encoding PPC domain-containing DNA-binding protein, with the protein product MRATRITTGRKFVLVLDHGDDFFPSLEKFCQDNEIRSGHIPTLIGGFRSAEIVGTSGPLEDPEAPLWAAVTVHNLEVIGSGTLAWDPETDRLAPHIHITTGLKESSAEARTSHLFSAQVQFIAELVVEEFTGPALIRPTGPGLKVPLLRFEPEVPRACRLTP
- a CDS encoding asparaginase produces the protein MPNALSDTERHIRVVSLGGTITMTNPSNQASGGATPTLTGSDLVGAVPELQDEAIITVDDYLQVPGASLAVEDIARLAERLHKATAEGATGIVVVQGTDTIEETAWLLDLLYQGAAPVVLTGAMRHASMPGADGPANLLSAVRTAGSSEARDLGVLVCFADHIHSARHVRKIHSTSTAAFASPSTGPIGHVTEGVAKIHYWFDRTPGVPLPLARPVSVEVVTAALGSTGALLDGLEAHVDGVVIAAFGAGHVPSCWVQRLQALATRIPVVLASRTGSGSVLSHTYGFAGSERDLLERGLISGGSLDPLKARMLLMAHLAAGSDRGTLRTAFARYS
- a CDS encoding transcriptional regulator, XRE family protein codes for the protein MADTADLWELTGRNVFDGTTTAVQVHPATGQGDWISIRPTNGDALRRFLRPARPGLIIGADDHDASGTRLYVIDSATVRSLTATLPDDEMAVKVPRAYELTELTYAIIWSLRQWDAGLLADDHALAEQQAALNTYLTLTRSAASPMARPALTSASVNWMGSNFCARYIRGHLTEGAAPTAFWTREQTGEQASSWLFFRHKVQYVKDMSAPRVFVVPETEVARSGCYERILLFLAVALMERHGVRVAMTAHSELSEVDGFALVPGDRAIVANWARTQSIWDVDTIRQRSYLRSCCDHLKDANDQSVMAGPDAESRLRALADYLRLDWAWLVHHCRELGESGVSGLIQPHCRHLTLAGVDEALRFVGARDPSL
- a CDS encoding helix-turn-helix domain-containing protein, with translation MSEPKAAPTVLQIVLGRRLAMLRDAASLSALDAATQLRIAVSTVTRMERAETPLKYAYVKTLLEIYGVGQAEISEFLALIDKASIPGWWQSFRDALPGWFGVHVSLETSATHIRTYESQVIPGLLQTEDYARAVLSVGLPRPSPDVVERRVSLRTKRQDLLNRVEPRPPQLWVVMDETCLRKRVGDRRVMSDQIDHLLQVAELQNVTMQVCPFEAGLHPGSFGPFTIFRFDIPEMSDVVCTDSLSRAHYSEDGEEVALYRQAFDQMSTYALPIGRTKQFLADVRKELSA
- a CDS encoding DUF397 domain-containing protein, whose protein sequence is MNHVINAAADLGTEQWQKPWSGSNGGNCVEVKQLADGRVALRQSTEPDGPALIYTAAEISAFVEGAKAGAADFLLA
- a CDS encoding SAM-dependent methyltransferase is translated as MTDAGQELEPIDTSTPHPARMYNWYLGGKDWYPADREAGEQVKRFFPAVAELAQANRRFMHRASRMLAEQGVRQFLDIGTGIPEEPNLHQVVQRVSPNSKVVYTDYDPIVLRHAEALLRSTPEGRTDYIQADVREPQKILEAARDILNFEEPIALSMVALLHFVSDEFKPYELVRELLEPLPHGSYLVLSHVTGDFDPEDWERIVEIYRQKGTPAQVRSREEFADFFTGLCLLEPGVDVVTNWHLPPEQQQETQQVPLYVGVAQKQ